GTTCTTCTGTTCCCGGTTGTGCGCCTAAGATATTTTCGCCGTTAGCCATGACACCTTTATGTTGATACTCTCCCCCGTAGTTGCTAAATTTAAACGGCTGTCCATCATCGCGGATTGCACCCACGGTGATGACACCAGGGAGAATCGCAGGAATACACCAACATTCACCTTTATCATTGCCACCGGGAGCTACAATTAGAATATTATTATCCTGGCATTGTTTCACAGCACGGGCAAATAAATCTGGGGCTACTCCAGTTTGGGTGGGGTGACAAGCGGCGATATGGATGATATTTGCACCCCATTGCAAAGCCGTGTTAATGGCGTGGGTGAGATTGACGGGAGAAATGAAATTATCGTCAGCGAAAGAAATGGGAATATTAATTGCTGTACACAGGGGTGCAATCCCAGGGGCTGGTGTGCCGTGTTGCCCTAAGATAGTGCTAGAAATGTGCGTAGCATGGCTAGATAATTCGATGCGTCGCCTAATAGCTGCGGGGAAGGGTGCAAAAAAGGCTTCTCGTTCTTCTTTCGCTGCTTCTTTATCGTGGTCTGGGTCTGATTTTTTGGCTTTTTGTTGTTGGTTAAATTCTAAATATAAGTTGAGATAATAAAAGTATTCTTCGTTAAGTTCGATATCTTCTGCCCAGTAGGGTTTAAATTGAGTAAAATTTGCACCTTGAAAGCAACTGCGTTCTAAGTCTGCTGGACCGTCGAGGATAGCAATTCTAATGCGGTGGTCGCCTTTTGTGCGTGTCCAAATTTGGGGAATTCCGGGAATATCGGTAAGGTCTGGCATGGGTTTTGTGGGTGTTATAATTTGTGTTATAATTATGGATGAAAAGTCTAATTTTTTAATTAAATTAATGTCCGCTAAAGATATTTTTCATGATGCTGTTAGGATAGGGTTAGAAAAAGAAGGTTGGGTGATTACAGATGATCCTCTTGAAATTGAAATCGGTGGTGTTGAAATGTACATTGATTTAGGTGCAGATCAGATTTTGGCAGCCGAAAGAGAGGAAAATAAGATAGCAGTTGAGATTAAGAGTTTTATAGGATCATCCAATATTTCTCAATTTCATACAGCAGTTGGCCAATGTTTCAATTATCAGATTGCTCTTGAAGAAAAAGAACCAGAACGAGTTTTGTATTTGGCTGTTCCTTTAGGTACTTATCAAAGTTTTTTTACTTTACCATTTATTCAAATGGTGCTGCAACGTTCTCAACTGAAACTTATCGTTTATGATCCAGTAAATGAGGTAATTGTAAAATGGATAAATTAGAACAATATCGTGGTTATATCCAACAATTGTTAACGGAATATGCTCA
The Gloeotrichia echinulata CP02 DNA segment above includes these coding regions:
- a CDS encoding XisH family protein, whose product is MSAKDIFHDAVRIGLEKEGWVITDDPLEIEIGGVEMYIDLGADQILAAEREENKIAVEIKSFIGSSNISQFHTAVGQCFNYQIALEEKEPERVLYLAVPLGTYQSFFTLPFIQMVLQRSQLKLIVYDPVNEVIVKWIN